A single region of the Hoeflea prorocentri genome encodes:
- a CDS encoding type II secretion system F family protein gives MFGIEAEVLLIIVLVAVAAGGLAYSVMFQSIETEQKVDKRFKQVKLAETDSRALKAARDNLNEAAKRKKSVQESLKDLEEKQKKKVNHTSPPLKVALQQTGWNMSVSQFYIFSVVSAVLFGGVPLMFGTPLFIVAGLAVVGGVGVPRWVVGFKRKRRFKAFLAEFPNALDVMVRSIRSGLPINDSLRLIASEAQEPLRSEFKRVVESQQLGMTVPEACARLHESIPLPETNFFAIVVAIQAQAGGNLSEALANLSRVLRDRKKMRAKVNALSMEAKASAAIIGSLPFIIVLLVYLTTPQYIMPLFTDPRGNVILGASLVWMTIGILVMRKMIDFEI, from the coding sequence ATGTTCGGAATAGAAGCCGAGGTCTTGCTGATTATTGTCCTGGTGGCTGTTGCTGCCGGCGGGCTGGCCTACTCCGTGATGTTTCAGTCCATTGAAACCGAGCAAAAAGTCGACAAACGCTTCAAACAGGTCAAACTTGCCGAAACCGACAGCCGGGCTTTAAAGGCCGCCCGGGACAATCTGAACGAGGCGGCCAAGAGGAAGAAATCTGTCCAGGAATCCCTCAAAGACCTGGAAGAAAAACAGAAGAAGAAGGTCAATCATACCTCACCGCCGCTGAAGGTCGCGCTGCAACAGACCGGCTGGAACATGAGTGTTTCCCAGTTCTATATATTCAGCGTGGTCAGCGCGGTTCTGTTCGGCGGTGTGCCGTTGATGTTTGGCACGCCCCTCTTCATTGTTGCCGGCCTCGCTGTGGTCGGTGGTGTTGGCGTGCCGCGATGGGTGGTTGGTTTCAAACGCAAGCGCCGCTTCAAGGCATTCCTTGCCGAGTTTCCAAATGCGCTGGATGTGATGGTGCGCTCGATCCGGTCCGGCCTGCCGATCAACGATTCACTCAGGCTGATTGCTTCCGAGGCCCAGGAACCGCTGCGCAGCGAGTTCAAGCGGGTCGTGGAGTCGCAGCAACTGGGCATGACCGTTCCGGAGGCCTGCGCCAGATTGCATGAGAGCATCCCGCTGCCGGAAACGAACTTCTTTGCAATCGTTGTTGCGATTCAGGCCCAGGCCGGCGGCAATCTTTCCGAGGCGCTCGCCAACCTTTCGCGCGTATTGCGCGACCGCAAGAAGATGAGGGCGAAGGTCAATGCGCTGTCCATGGAAGCCAAGGCGTCGGCGGCCATTATCGGATCCTTGCCCTTTATCATCGTCCTTCTGGTCTACCTGACCACACCCCAATACATCATGCCGCTGTTCACCGATCCGCGCGGCAACGTGATCCTGGGCGCATCTCTTGTGTGGATGACAATCGGCATTCTCGTAATGCGCAAGATGATCGACTTTGAAATCTGA
- a CDS encoding CpaF family protein: MFGKRGNGGFGKVEDTIVRTPPLAPELDTAETNVAAPAPAAEPEEMTVNTPITPGGGRPEKKKRATKKTDSYYTTKSQVFSALIDTIDLSQLSKLDNESAREEIRDIVNDIITIKNFAMSISEQEELLEDICNDVLGYGPLEPLLARDDIADIMINGSGQSYIEVEGKVEETEVRFRDESQLLSICQRIVSQVGRRVDESSPICDARLPDGSRVNVIAPPLALDGTALTIRKFKKDKLTLDQLVNYGSITPEGATILQIIGRVRCNVVISGGTGSGKTTLLNCLTRYIDETERVITCEDSAELQLQQPHVVRLETRPPNIEGEGEITMRDLVKNCLRMRPERIIVGEVRGPEVFDLLQAMNTGHDGSMGTIHSNSPRECLSRIESMIAMGGFSLPAKTVREIISGSVDIIIQAARLRDGSRRITHITEVTGMEGDVIITQDLMTFDINGEDANGKVLGQHMSTGIGRPQFWERARYFGEERRLAEAIDSMDQAVA; encoded by the coding sequence ATGTTTGGCAAACGCGGAAACGGCGGCTTCGGAAAGGTGGAGGACACAATCGTCCGCACTCCACCTCTGGCACCGGAACTGGACACGGCGGAAACGAACGTTGCGGCGCCCGCCCCGGCAGCAGAGCCGGAGGAGATGACCGTCAACACGCCCATTACTCCCGGTGGCGGAAGACCGGAGAAAAAGAAGCGGGCAACCAAGAAAACGGACAGCTACTATACGACAAAGTCGCAGGTGTTTTCTGCGCTGATCGATACGATTGACCTGTCACAGCTTTCCAAGCTCGACAATGAGAGCGCGCGCGAGGAAATTCGCGATATTGTCAATGACATTATCACGATCAAGAACTTCGCCATGTCGATCTCCGAGCAGGAAGAATTGCTCGAGGATATCTGCAACGATGTACTGGGCTACGGTCCGCTTGAGCCGCTTCTGGCACGCGACGACATCGCCGACATCATGATCAACGGCTCTGGACAGAGCTACATCGAAGTCGAGGGCAAGGTAGAGGAAACCGAGGTTCGTTTCCGCGACGAAAGCCAGCTTCTTTCCATCTGCCAGCGCATCGTCAGTCAGGTCGGCCGTCGTGTCGATGAATCCAGCCCCATATGCGATGCGCGCCTGCCCGACGGCTCCCGCGTCAACGTTATCGCGCCGCCGCTTGCGCTGGATGGAACAGCGCTGACAATTCGTAAATTCAAGAAGGACAAGCTGACCCTCGACCAGCTCGTCAACTATGGATCGATCACGCCCGAGGGCGCGACCATCCTGCAGATTATCGGCCGCGTGCGCTGTAACGTGGTGATTTCCGGCGGCACAGGCTCCGGCAAAACCACCCTGCTGAACTGCCTGACGCGCTATATCGACGAAACCGAGCGGGTGATCACCTGCGAGGACTCAGCCGAACTGCAGTTGCAGCAGCCTCATGTGGTGCGGCTTGAAACCCGGCCGCCGAATATTGAAGGCGAGGGCGAGATCACCATGCGCGATCTGGTCAAGAACTGTCTGCGTATGCGGCCCGAGCGTATCATCGTCGGCGAGGTCCGCGGGCCTGAGGTGTTCGACCTGCTACAGGCCATGAACACCGGCCATGACGGTTCCATGGGAACGATCCACTCCAATTCGCCGCGCGAATGCCTGAGCCGTATCGAATCGATGATTGCAATGGGCGGCTTCTCGCTGCCGGCAAAGACCGTGCGCGAAATCATCAGCGGTTCCGTAGACATCATCATACAGGCGGCCCGCCTACGGGACGGTTCGCGTCGCATCACCCACATTACGGAAGTCACGGGTATGGAGGGTGATGTGATCATCACCCAGGATCTGATGACCTTCGATATCAACGGCGAAGATGCAAACGGCAAGGTTCTCGGTCAGCACATGTCGACCGGAATCGGCCGCCCGCAATTCTGGGAGCGCGCCCGTTACTTTGGTGAAGAGCGCCGTCTGGCTGAAGCAATCGACAGTATGGATCAGGCAGTCGCCTGA
- a CDS encoding AAA family ATPase, producing MDSLRPLPRISIQAFCESENLLQTISSMAEDRRLARTHLRTVSGNIESACTMYASSPTPNLVILENTETGDQLLERLQDLAEVCDPSTKVMVIGYDNDVFLYRELIRRGISEYLVGPVSIADVLHVISNIFVDPDADPLGRTIAFLGAKGGVGSSTIAHNSAWGISGLFETEVILADLDLAFGTANINFDQDPPQGIAEAVFSPERLDDVFLERLLSKCASHLSMLAAPSMLDRTYDFNGSTFEPVLEIVQRTAPVTVLDIPHMWTNWTKAVLTEVDDVAVVATPDLPNLRNTKNLMDMLGKIRPNDRPARLILNQVGMPKRPEISVNDFCEPLELEATAIIPFDAQLFGNASNSGRMIAETDPKAPTAETFSQLAHVLTGRAEVKSQKKSGLAGLRSLLKR from the coding sequence ATGGACAGTCTGCGGCCATTGCCGCGAATCTCCATACAGGCTTTCTGTGAATCTGAAAATCTCCTGCAGACCATAAGTTCCATGGCCGAGGACAGGCGTCTGGCGCGTACGCATCTGCGCACGGTGAGCGGAAACATAGAATCCGCGTGCACAATGTATGCGTCTTCTCCCACGCCAAACCTAGTCATTCTCGAGAACACGGAAACCGGTGACCAGCTGTTGGAGCGCCTGCAGGACCTTGCAGAGGTGTGCGATCCGTCGACAAAGGTCATGGTCATTGGCTATGACAATGACGTGTTCCTCTACCGCGAGCTGATCCGGCGCGGCATATCGGAATATCTGGTGGGACCGGTTTCGATCGCCGATGTCCTGCACGTCATTTCCAACATATTCGTCGATCCGGACGCCGATCCGCTTGGCCGCACGATCGCGTTTCTGGGAGCAAAGGGCGGCGTCGGGTCGTCGACGATTGCTCACAACAGTGCGTGGGGCATTTCCGGTCTTTTTGAGACGGAAGTCATTCTCGCCGATCTCGATCTTGCATTCGGAACGGCCAATATAAACTTCGATCAGGACCCGCCTCAGGGGATTGCCGAAGCTGTCTTTTCGCCCGAGCGTCTTGACGACGTTTTCCTGGAGCGGCTGCTGTCGAAATGCGCTTCGCATCTTTCGATGCTCGCGGCGCCGTCCATGCTCGACCGTACCTATGACTTTAACGGGTCGACCTTCGAGCCGGTTCTGGAGATTGTCCAGCGGACCGCCCCCGTGACGGTTCTCGATATTCCGCATATGTGGACGAACTGGACAAAGGCTGTGCTTACCGAGGTGGATGATGTCGCCGTCGTTGCAACGCCGGATCTTCCGAACCTTCGCAATACGAAGAACCTCATGGATATGCTTGGCAAGATTCGCCCGAACGACCGGCCGGCTCGTTTGATCCTCAATCAGGTCGGCATGCCCAAGCGGCCAGAAATTTCGGTCAACGATTTCTGTGAGCCGCTGGAACTGGAGGCGACGGCAATCATACCGTTCGACGCCCAGCTTTTCGGCAATGCGTCCAACAGCGGTCGGATGATCGCCGAAACGGACCCGAAGGCGCCGACGGCCGAGACGTTCTCTCAGCTGGCGCATGTCCTGACCGGGCGAGCGGAAGTGAAAAGTCAGAAGAAGTCGGGACTGGCCGGCCTGCGGTCGCTCCTGAAGCGTTAA
- a CDS encoding CpaD family pilus assembly lipoprotein: MNQPTKRKSFTPAGIAAVAFAALLAGCANVHDIEVGSIPDDYRTNHPIMISEKAHNLDVPVASTDTDLNFGRTSMVRGFAAEYRENASGTVQIMTPVGSANAAAASRLAGQIKKILVKEGIPSRKIAYQSYQAAAQNDAAPVRLSFTAIGAHTAQCGRWPKDIALNTMENKHYENFGCATQNNLAAQIANPSDLIAPRDMSPIDAQRRDVVIGNYRQYGSTATGGDE; the protein is encoded by the coding sequence ATGAACCAGCCCACAAAACGCAAATCGTTCACGCCGGCCGGCATCGCCGCCGTAGCCTTTGCCGCTCTCCTGGCGGGCTGTGCCAACGTCCACGATATCGAGGTCGGTTCAATTCCCGATGATTATCGGACCAATCATCCGATCATGATCTCGGAAAAGGCGCACAATCTGGATGTCCCTGTCGCCAGCACCGACACGGATCTGAATTTCGGCAGGACAAGCATGGTCCGCGGATTTGCGGCCGAGTACCGCGAGAATGCCTCCGGCACGGTTCAGATTATGACCCCGGTTGGCTCCGCGAACGCAGCCGCTGCATCGCGCCTCGCTGGTCAGATCAAGAAAATCCTCGTTAAAGAGGGCATACCGTCACGCAAGATTGCGTATCAGTCCTATCAGGCCGCCGCGCAGAATGATGCGGCTCCCGTCCGGCTGAGCTTTACGGCGATCGGCGCGCATACCGCCCAGTGCGGACGTTGGCCGAAGGATATTGCGCTCAATACGATGGAAAACAAGCACTATGAGAATTTCGGCTGTGCGACACAGAACAATCTGGCCGCTCAGATAGCCAATCCGTCGGATCTGATTGCGCCGCGAGATATGTCTCCTATCGACGCGCAAAGGCGTGACGTCGTGATCGGAAATTACCGGCAGTACGGGTCCACCGCCACGGGCGGCGATGAATAA
- a CDS encoding type II and III secretion system protein family protein, with product MVFTAEPFVATANANPQSIKIQKSGVGNVKDVKLGLNKAIVVDLPEDAQDILVADPEVADAVTRSARRIYLFGKAVGQTNIFVFGKNGKQIVSLDLAVERDITGLQRQLSRFIEDSDITVEIISDNIVLTGTVRTPQDASRASQLAEIFLKGGEATTRNITAIGEGGDAAIFAEQRQVSQIINLLDIAGEDQVTLKVTVAEVSRQILKQLGVNTTITQNGNPVFDSVNPAALGAAITNSGGLVGGSFGNFGLDSYVRAMEQAGVMKTLAEPTLTAISGEPATFFVGGEFQFLREITTTAAGGSVQTYDEKEWGIGLEFTPVVLSEGRISLRVRTEVSEPTFEGSAASLGGVRTNGGGTLNGVRRREANTAVELPSGGSIVIAGLVRDDLRQVMSGFPGLSKVPVLGTLFRSRDFVRNETELVIIATPYLVRPVARNKLSRPDDNFNASSDGAANFLGRVNRVYGQMETDLPKGRYHGVVGFIYK from the coding sequence ATGGTCTTTACGGCCGAACCCTTTGTGGCGACGGCAAATGCCAACCCACAATCGATAAAGATCCAGAAATCCGGTGTTGGTAATGTCAAAGACGTCAAGCTTGGCTTGAACAAGGCCATTGTTGTCGATCTGCCCGAAGATGCGCAGGATATTCTGGTCGCCGACCCCGAGGTCGCCGATGCAGTCACGCGCTCTGCGCGCCGCATCTATCTCTTCGGAAAGGCCGTCGGCCAAACCAACATTTTTGTCTTCGGAAAAAACGGCAAACAGATTGTCAGTCTGGATCTTGCTGTCGAGCGCGATATCACCGGCTTGCAGCGACAGCTCTCCCGTTTCATCGAGGACTCCGATATCACGGTCGAGATTATCAGCGATAACATTGTCCTGACAGGAACGGTCCGTACGCCTCAAGACGCCTCCCGGGCAAGCCAATTGGCCGAAATCTTCCTCAAGGGCGGTGAGGCGACGACCCGCAATATCACCGCCATAGGCGAGGGCGGAGACGCGGCGATTTTTGCTGAACAAAGGCAGGTCTCGCAGATCATCAACCTCCTCGACATCGCGGGTGAGGATCAGGTGACGCTAAAAGTGACGGTCGCCGAAGTCAGTCGGCAGATCCTGAAGCAGCTGGGCGTCAACACGACGATAACCCAAAACGGCAATCCCGTTTTCGACTCCGTCAATCCCGCCGCACTTGGTGCTGCGATCACGAACTCGGGTGGTCTGGTAGGCGGTAGTTTCGGAAACTTCGGACTGGACTCCTATGTCCGGGCAATGGAGCAGGCCGGTGTGATGAAAACGCTGGCCGAACCCACCCTGACCGCAATTTCAGGTGAACCGGCCACGTTTTTCGTCGGCGGTGAATTTCAGTTCCTCAGGGAAATAACCACAACGGCTGCCGGTGGTTCGGTCCAGACCTATGACGAAAAGGAATGGGGTATCGGTCTCGAATTTACACCGGTCGTCTTGTCGGAGGGCCGCATCAGTCTTCGCGTCAGAACGGAAGTGTCTGAGCCAACCTTTGAAGGCAGTGCGGCATCATTGGGCGGCGTAAGGACCAATGGCGGCGGCACGCTGAACGGTGTTCGCAGAAGGGAAGCCAATACGGCTGTCGAACTGCCGTCAGGCGGCTCCATCGTCATTGCAGGACTGGTTCGCGACGATCTTCGTCAGGTCATGAGCGGATTTCCTGGATTGTCCAAAGTACCCGTACTCGGCACACTGTTCCGCAGCCGCGATTTCGTGCGCAACGAAACGGAACTCGTCATCATCGCAACGCCTTATCTTGTCCGTCCTGTGGCACGCAACAAGCTGTCGCGGCCTGACGACAATTTCAACGCATCGAGCGACGGCGCAGCGAATTTTCTCGGTCGCGTGAACCGGGTCTACGGGCAGATGGAAACCGATCTTCCCAAGGGCCGCTATCACGGTGTTGTCGGCTTTATCTACAAGTGA
- the cpaB gene encoding Flp pilus assembly protein CpaB, whose translation MKPARLIVMAIALVAAVAAGYLILNIMGQANNAPVREVVKKVRTDSVLVASSSLPIGSRLTEANLDWQEWPEDSVSDSFITRSTRPDAVGELEGSIVRLPVFEGEPLRTEKIVDAGTRIMSSILPSGKRAVSTGISVETSAGGFILPNDRVDVIMVRNSDDAGFLTETILENIRVLAIDQRIREDEDGKKTAVGSTATLELTPEQAKIIAVAQQMASRLTLALRSVADVQDPDTGGADHLLSGEDGGSIQLIRSGQIINVGAAN comes from the coding sequence ATGAAGCCCGCACGCTTAATAGTAATGGCCATCGCTTTGGTTGCCGCAGTCGCAGCCGGATACCTGATTTTGAACATCATGGGCCAGGCGAACAACGCGCCAGTCCGTGAAGTAGTGAAGAAAGTAAGGACCGACAGTGTCCTGGTCGCTTCCAGCAGCCTGCCCATCGGCTCCCGGTTGACCGAAGCCAATCTGGATTGGCAGGAATGGCCCGAAGATTCCGTTTCTGACAGCTTTATCACCCGCTCCACGCGGCCCGATGCGGTCGGTGAACTGGAGGGGTCGATCGTCAGGCTGCCCGTTTTCGAGGGTGAGCCGCTGCGCACCGAAAAGATCGTCGATGCGGGTACGCGAATCATGTCGTCCATTCTGCCTTCCGGCAAAAGAGCCGTCTCAACCGGCATATCGGTTGAAACGAGCGCCGGTGGCTTCATTCTTCCAAATGACCGCGTTGACGTCATCATGGTCCGCAATTCGGACGATGCCGGTTTCCTGACGGAAACGATTCTGGAAAACATCCGCGTTCTGGCGATTGACCAGCGCATTCGTGAGGATGAGGACGGTAAGAAAACTGCCGTTGGATCGACCGCCACGCTGGAGCTGACGCCGGAGCAGGCAAAAATCATCGCCGTTGCCCAGCAGATGGCCTCTCGGTTGACGCTCGCCCTGCGCAGCGTTGCCGATGTGCAGGATCCTGACACCGGCGGTGCGGATCATCTTCTGAGCGGCGAAGACGGCGGATCCATTCAACTGATCCGCTCTGGCCAGATCATCAATGTCGGCGCAGCCAACTAG
- a CDS encoding A24 family peptidase, whose translation MLTSAIMVVFPLCLAFAAISDALTMTIPNRVSVILLATFAIVAPIAGLPWQDYAMHFAAGLIVFVVCFGLFGIGVMGGGDAKLLTATAVWFGLNMELLDFLVAVAMIGGLLTILLVICRLPAFAIYRFGPVSHLLEPKAGIPYGIAIGIAALICYPQSPLVQMVLLHH comes from the coding sequence GTGCTGACCTCGGCGATCATGGTGGTTTTCCCTTTATGCCTTGCGTTCGCAGCCATCTCCGATGCGCTGACAATGACAATACCGAACCGGGTGTCGGTCATTTTGCTGGCAACGTTTGCCATTGTTGCTCCGATTGCAGGTTTGCCGTGGCAGGACTATGCCATGCACTTTGCAGCCGGTCTGATTGTCTTTGTGGTCTGCTTTGGCTTGTTCGGGATCGGTGTCATGGGCGGCGGTGACGCCAAACTGTTGACCGCGACGGCCGTGTGGTTCGGTCTGAACATGGAACTGCTGGACTTCCTGGTCGCCGTTGCGATGATAGGCGGCCTCTTGACCATCCTGCTGGTTATCTGCCGTTTGCCGGCTTTCGCGATCTACAGATTTGGTCCGGTCAGTCATTTGCTCGAGCCGAAAGCCGGTATCCCCTACGGAATTGCGATCGGGATCGCAGCGCTTATCTGCTATCCGCAATCGCCGCTCGTACAAATGGTCCTGTTGCACCACTGA
- a CDS encoding Flp family type IVb pilin: MTKMFARFMKDESGATAIEYGLIAALVAVGIIAALNGLQTGLSGVFGDIQGELEGAVS; encoded by the coding sequence ATGACAAAGATGTTTGCACGTTTCATGAAAGACGAATCCGGCGCGACTGCCATTGAATATGGCCTGATCGCTGCTCTGGTTGCCGTGGGCATCATCGCAGCCCTTAATGGTCTGCAGACCGGCCTTTCTGGCGTGTTCGGCGACATTCAGGGTGAACTTGAAGGCGCCGTTAGCTAA
- a CDS encoding pilus assembly protein N-terminal domain-containing protein — protein MFKLFDIRSTVRSISTVAIVLAALAGTNAPVLAENPIKVDLDYARVIKLDRPISRVIIGNADIADATVSDPKTIILTGKSFGTTNLVILDNDGNAIVDERVLVSLEAHNTMQVYRQVERQIMSCTPACEPLDLER, from the coding sequence ATGTTCAAGCTGTTTGACATTCGTTCGACCGTCCGATCGATCAGCACGGTGGCCATCGTGCTCGCCGCACTGGCCGGTACGAATGCGCCTGTCCTTGCGGAAAACCCGATCAAAGTCGATCTCGACTATGCTAGGGTCATCAAGCTGGACCGGCCGATCAGCCGCGTTATTATCGGAAACGCCGATATAGCCGACGCAACCGTCTCAGATCCGAAGACAATCATTCTGACCGGTAAAAGCTTCGGAACCACAAACCTTGTCATCCTTGACAATGACGGTAACGCGATCGTTGACGAGCGCGTCCTGGTTTCGCTCGAGGCGCACAACACCATGCAGGTTTATCGACAGGTCGAGCGCCAGATCATGTCCTGCACGCCCGCATGCGAACCTTTGGACCTTGAGCGATAG
- a CDS encoding TadE/TadG family type IV pilus assembly protein, translating to MPVLLSKARERDARVRGLRRFSIVRVRRDENGATAIEFALLAIPFFLLIFAIIETCIAFAAEQTLNFAVDKIGRELRTGQITFNTGDSTDITEEQFKLRLCNEVSIMFTCGPDTDSRLFFDLQSYNDFASIPTNVPLSGGTLDTSSFDFDPGGPSTINVLRAYYAWKVTADLFRPYIANVRISGSSEENHYLIVATTAYRNEAYPTTGGS from the coding sequence ATGCCGGTCCTTTTGAGTAAAGCGCGCGAACGCGATGCGCGTGTGAGGGGTTTGAGACGGTTCTCGATTGTCCGTGTACGACGGGACGAGAACGGCGCCACCGCGATTGAGTTCGCGTTGCTGGCAATTCCATTCTTCCTGCTGATATTCGCCATTATCGAAACCTGCATCGCATTTGCCGCCGAGCAGACGCTGAATTTTGCCGTCGACAAAATCGGCCGTGAGTTGCGTACCGGCCAGATCACCTTCAACACCGGCGATTCAACCGATATCACCGAGGAACAGTTCAAGCTCCGCCTCTGCAACGAGGTCTCGATCATGTTCACATGCGGGCCGGATACGGACAGCAGACTGTTCTTCGATCTGCAGAGCTACAATGATTTCGCATCAATCCCGACAAACGTGCCGCTTTCCGGTGGAACGCTGGACACGAGCAGTTTCGATTTCGATCCCGGCGGCCCTTCAACCATTAACGTGCTGCGGGCGTACTACGCTTGGAAAGTAACGGCTGATCTGTTCCGTCCCTATATTGCGAATGTGAGGATATCAGGCTCATCGGAAGAGAACCACTATCTGATCGTTGCGACCACCGCGTACCGGAACGAAGCCTATCCGACAACAGGCGGAAGCTGA
- a CDS encoding TadE/TadG family type IV pilus assembly protein, producing MTSTMQSSHNNRVSLKSRVQNFLGNKEGVGAIEFAFVAPILVVLYIGAVEMTVALSVDTKVSRAGNVTLDLITQGTTTSKDDLEDMEDVAKSILAPYASDQVALGYTAIQVNAAGTEARVQWSWRSDTETLPAKNSVITIPNSLMIGDAYYVRGEIANTHDLLTSIPFTGSTVNSFNLGETYFMRPRVGTEINCSDCNT from the coding sequence ATGACATCGACAATGCAATCGTCGCACAACAACAGGGTCAGCCTGAAATCGCGCGTGCAGAACTTCCTCGGCAACAAGGAAGGTGTCGGCGCCATCGAGTTTGCTTTCGTCGCACCTATCCTGGTCGTCCTCTATATCGGAGCCGTCGAGATGACCGTGGCCCTTTCGGTGGATACCAAAGTGTCAAGGGCCGGCAATGTCACCCTTGATCTCATCACCCAGGGAACAACCACATCAAAGGATGACCTGGAAGACATGGAGGATGTTGCCAAAAGCATCCTGGCACCCTACGCGTCCGATCAGGTCGCATTGGGCTACACGGCAATCCAGGTAAACGCCGCCGGCACCGAAGCCAGGGTTCAATGGTCCTGGCGCAGCGACACCGAAACGCTCCCCGCAAAAAACAGTGTCATCACGATCCCCAACAGCCTGATGATCGGCGACGCCTATTATGTTCGTGGCGAAATTGCCAACACGCACGATTTGCTGACGTCCATTCCCTTCACGGGCAGCACCGTGAATTCTTTCAACCTGGGCGAAACCTACTTCATGCGGCCACGGGTAGGAACGGAAATCAATTGCTCCGATTGCAATACCTGA
- a CDS encoding phosphopentomutase: MARAIILLLDSFGIGGAPDAAMFGDAGSDTLGHIAEQCAVGLGDRQGLRQGPLLLPNLTSLGLVQAAKLATGQVPAGMDGDIQPIGLYACANEVSHGKDTPSGHWEIAGVPVLFDWGYFPEGEETFPADLLEQIYDAADLPGSLANCHASGTVVIDEFGAEHISSGKPIFYTSADSVFQIAAHENHFGLERLYSLCEIIRKLIDPLNIGRVIARPFVGDNAGEFQRTGNRRDYSVLPPEPTLLDRACNAGRMVIAVGKISDIFAHQGISEMRKADGNEAIFNTTISAMDAAGDGDIVFSNFVDFDMLYGHRRDVPGYAAALERFDARLPEIARKLKRDDLVVVTADHGCDPTWRGNDHTRERVPVLCFGSGVTAGSAGVRQTFADIGESIAAHLGLAPGPHGRSFL; the protein is encoded by the coding sequence ATGGCCCGCGCAATCATCTTGCTTCTTGATTCCTTCGGTATCGGCGGTGCGCCGGACGCCGCCATGTTCGGCGATGCCGGCTCAGACACGCTCGGCCATATCGCCGAACAATGCGCAGTGGGCCTTGGCGACCGGCAGGGACTTCGGCAGGGGCCTTTGCTGTTGCCCAATCTGACCTCGCTCGGCCTCGTACAGGCCGCAAAGCTGGCAACCGGACAGGTCCCGGCCGGCATGGATGGCGATATCCAGCCAATCGGCCTTTATGCATGCGCCAATGAAGTGTCCCACGGCAAGGATACGCCATCCGGGCATTGGGAGATTGCCGGCGTTCCGGTGCTCTTTGACTGGGGTTATTTCCCGGAAGGGGAAGAAACGTTTCCCGCCGACCTGCTGGAGCAGATTTACGACGCCGCGGATCTGCCCGGGAGTCTCGCCAACTGCCACGCGTCGGGCACGGTTGTGATCGATGAATTCGGAGCCGAACACATTTCTTCGGGCAAGCCGATCTTCTATACATCCGCTGACAGTGTGTTCCAGATTGCGGCCCATGAGAATCATTTCGGGCTGGAGCGGCTCTACAGCCTTTGCGAAATCATCCGCAAACTGATCGATCCTCTCAATATCGGCCGGGTTATCGCGCGACCCTTTGTCGGGGACAATGCCGGGGAGTTTCAGAGAACCGGCAACCGGCGCGACTATTCCGTCCTGCCGCCAGAACCGACCCTGCTCGACCGGGCATGCAATGCGGGGCGCATGGTCATTGCAGTCGGCAAGATCAGCGACATTTTTGCCCACCAGGGCATCAGCGAAATGCGCAAGGCCGACGGCAACGAGGCCATTTTCAATACAACGATTTCGGCCATGGATGCAGCCGGGGACGGCGATATCGTTTTTTCCAATTTCGTCGATTTCGACATGCTTTACGGGCATCGCCGCGATGTGCCAGGCTATGCAGCGGCCTTGGAGCGATTTGACGCGCGCCTGCCGGAAATCGCCAGGAAGCTGAAACGCGACGATCTTGTTGTCGTGACCGCCGATCATGGCTGCGATCCGACATGGCGGGGAAATGATCACACGCGCGAGCGTGTGCCTGTATTGTGCTTCGGCTCCGGCGTGACGGCAGGATCCGCCGGTGTCAGGCAGACCTTCGCGGATATCGGCGAGAGCATCGCGGCACATCTCGGGCTTGCGCCCGGGCCGCATGGAAGGAGTTTCCTTTGA